The Aquiluna sp. KACHI24 genome contains a region encoding:
- the yidD gene encoding membrane protein insertion efficiency factor YidD, whose amino-acid sequence MTSKLLLILVLVPRNLLISLVLLWRKLISPLYGDVCRYYPSCSSYGLQTLQNLGVIKGVPMIIWRILRCNPWSQGGIDDPKTAPRWITVSRLGFVSPAIEEKSR is encoded by the coding sequence GTGACTTCTAAACTCCTCTTGATTTTGGTTTTGGTGCCACGCAACCTACTCATTTCTTTAGTTCTGCTTTGGCGCAAGCTGATCTCTCCGCTCTATGGGGATGTTTGCCGCTATTACCCCTCCTGCTCCTCCTATGGATTGCAGACTTTGCAGAATCTGGGAGTAATCAAGGGGGTTCCCATGATTATTTGGCGAATCCTGCGCTGCAATCCTTGGTCTCAGGGTGGTATTGACGACCCCAAAACTGCCCCACGCTGGATAACGGTCAGCAGGCTAGGATT